A genomic stretch from Falco cherrug isolate bFalChe1 chromosome 3, bFalChe1.pri, whole genome shotgun sequence includes:
- the NCDN gene encoding neurochondrin has protein sequence MASDCGDRSATLKRCLGVLRDARNDSEQFAALLLVTKAVRAGEVDAKTRRQIFDAIGFTFPNRLLISGHPPAGCPEHTFRALGLTLLACFCTDPELAGHSQILNKIPTFNDILVSPCNPDSTSMIDDVYQCLSAVMATTRGPRELVSKGTVPVLCQAYMNCSYGSDRALALLLGLLAVAEAKCWQRDAPHLLTVLSKLSDDFLKAEDLTKFELCEVLPHFIPLSPPLTQDSQGSECLHRLYKGLANILGSKLSQSQRDPALKLAACLVQACGSEWIPEGSAGSKFLALLVNLACVEVRLTLEEPEPLEVEGKKEVVTACYVLIEMGIQECLREEKPLLEEVQKMQLMRIMEEAFGAVIFYLRQVKQEKLQDPLILASVRILGAWMAEETSSLKQEICELLPFLVHYAKKLFKEGSPAASLPQPELVSTKGSGLPQDALRFLLPGFYHLTAEDRPRDILISEGAPALLCEYFLHQWAMLTSESGSLTPLTSTEMSLQTACGIFLNLVVTAPDLIRRDKTFASLMDTLLKSLPLLLPQKDQLVLAANIATLGLMMARIISNSAVLQGTQSAKEFFGAAICFLSQAHTTQADPGSNGLAAAVSPAYTGAWADICELWFLGMQALAGCVPLFPWLPQAILQARWLEGLSELLTRVAPASVDFELITAFQGVLVELARASKPCRDVILSHYGREWANLYGMAALEQCLSEE, from the exons ATGGCCTCGGACTGCGGAGACAGAAGTGCGACGCTGAAGAGGTGCCTCGGTGTGCTCAGAGACGCGAGGAACGACAGCGAGCAGTtcgcagccctgctgctg GTGACCAAAGCGGTCAGAGCTGGAGAAGTAGATGCTAAGACCCGTCGCCAGATCTTTGATGCAATTGGATTCACATTTCCAAATCGGCTGCTCATCTCGGGGCACCCCCCGGCAGGCTGCCCCGAGCACACCTTCCGAGCACTGGGCCTCACTCTCTTGGCATGTTTCTGCACTGATCCAGAGTTAGCTGGTCACTCCCAGATCCTGAACAAAATCCCAACCTTCAATGACATCCTGGTGTCCCCCTGCAATCCGGACAGCACATCCATGATCGATGATGTATACCAGTGCCTGAGTGCTGTCATGGCCACTACCAGAggccccagggagctggtgagCAAAGGGACAGTGCCTGTCCTGTGCCAGGCCTACATGAATTGCAGTTATGGCTCTGACCGTGCTTTGGCACTGCTCTTGGGGCTGTTGGCCGTAGCAGAGGCAAAGTGCTGGCAGAGAGACGCTCCACACCTCCTGACCGTGCTGAGCAAGCTGTCTGATGattttctcaaggctgaagACTTGACCAAATTTGAGTTGTGTGAGGTTCTGCCTCACTTCATCCCCCTGTCGCCACCGCTCACACAGGACTCGCAGGGCTCTGAGTGCCTCCATAGACTTTACAAAGGGTTGGCTAACATCTTGGGCAGTAAACTCAGCCAGTCACAGCGGGACCCTGCTCTGAagcttgctgcctgccttgtGCAGGCCTGTGGGTCAGAGTGGATCCCAGAAGGGAGTGCTGGAAGCAAGTTCCTGGCCTTGCTAGTGAACTTGGCTTGTGTGGAGGTTCGCCTGACCCTAGAGGAGCCAGAGCCCTTGgaggtggaggggaagaaagaggtgGTAACAGCCTGCTATGTCCTTATTGAGATGGGGATCCAGGAGTGCTTGAGAGAAGAGAAACCGCTGCTAGAAGAGGTGCAGAAAATGCAACTCATGAGGATCATGGAGGAGGCATTTGGAGCTGTAATATTCTATTTGAGACAG GTTAAACAGGAGAAGCTACAAGATCCTTTAATATTAGCTTCTGTTCGAATCCTTGGAGCGTGGATGGCAGAAGAGACATCATCCCTCAAGCAGGAAATCTGTGAGCTCTTGCCTTTCCTTGTTCATTATGCCAAGAAGCTTTTCAAAGAGGGCAGCCCAGCTGCGAGTCTCCCCCAGCCAGAGCTGGTCAGCACCAAGGGCTCTGGCTTACCCCAGGATGCTCTGAG gTTTCTGCTGCCTGGCTTTTACCATTTAACAGCAGAAGACAGGCCCCGAGACATCCTCATCTCGGAAGGGGCGCCAGCCCTGCTGTGTGAGTACTTCCTCCATCAGTGGGCAATGCTGACCTCTGAGTCTGGGTCCCTGACTCCACTGACAAGCACTGAAATGAGTCTGCAGACTGCATGTGGGATTTTCCTTAACTTGGTTGTGACTGCACCAGACCTCATCAG GCGAGACAAAACCTTTGCCTCTTTGATGGACACATTGCTAAAGTCCCTTCCACTTCTGCTGCCCCAGAAAGATCAACTGGTTCTAGCAGCGAATATTGCCACTCTGGGCCTGATGATGGCCAGAATCATTTCAAATTCAGCAG ttcttcagGGGACGCAGTCTGCCAAGGAGTTTTTCGGAGCTGCCATTTGCTTCCTATCACAGGCCCATACCACCCAAGCAGACCCCGGTAGCAACGGCTTGGCCGCAGCCGTGTCACCTGCCTACACGGGCGCCTGGGCTGACATCTGTGAGCTCTGGTTCCTGGGGATGCAGGCCTTGGCCGGCTGCGTGCCACTCTTCCCCTGGCTGCCGCAAGCCATCCTCCAGGCGCGGTGGCTGGAAGGCCTCTCTGAGTTACTGACCCGCGTTGCTCCAGCCTCGGTGGATTTTGAACTCATCACCGCTTTCCAGGGTGTGTTGGTAGAGCTGGCCAGAGCCAGCAAGCCATGCAGGGATGTCATCCTGTCACACTACGGCAGAGAGTGGGCCAACCTTTACGGTATGGCAGCTTTGGAACAGTGTCTGTCCGAGGAGTGA